From Oryza sativa Japonica Group chromosome 4, ASM3414082v1, one genomic window encodes:
- the LOC4337227 gene encoding protein COFACTOR ASSEMBLY OF COMPLEX C SUBUNIT B CCB4, chloroplastic isoform X3 — MEMTRSLTLVPLPATLRPASAACRRRRRRRGLPFGALFSPSPPSNQQEMHIRALQPRQDWVGEWVRSNDTLVRGLPILGGGASLLAVLLNRAVSGIAAVADASSSQSRADILTLALSVTDILAGLVWLSIRPKSISPVVPRGVECKRVGTGVLDSALRELLWTWDSLTTATCCKSLVVVYGGNCVLQIGVAAGSPEDGNAVMVDAQKFMQGSLYRSAMESKKQSYLANLALYPGRTELPFLPANTQALILQPIGDKGIAVIGGDTIRGFTNLDQAWIAMIADKLDATLSKS; from the exons ATGGAGATGACCAGAAGCCTTACGCTCGTGCCGCTCCCGGCGACGCTCCGGCCGGCATCCGCGgcctgtcgccggcggcggaggcggcgagggcttCCCTTCGGTGCACTCTTCTCACCATCGCCTCCTTCGAAC cagcaggaaatGCACATCAGGGCGCTGCAGCCGCGGCAGGATTGGGTGGGGGAGTGGGTCCGGAGCAACGACACGCTAGTCCGCGGCCTGCccatcctcggcggcggcgcctccctgctcgccgtcctcctcaaCCGTGCGGTTTCCGGCATTGCAGCTGTCGCCGACGCCTCCAG TTCGCAGTCAAGGGCTGACATACTGACTCTTGCTCTCTCCGTAACTGATATTCTTGCTGGCCTTGTTTGGTTGTCCATCCGGCCGAAATCCATTTCTCCT GTTGTTCCTCGAGGTGTCGAGTGCAAACGGGTAGGAACGGGTGTATTGGACTCGGCTCTTCGTGAACTACTTTG GACATGGGATTCCCTTACAACTGCAACTTGTTGCAAATCCTTGGTTGTTGTGTATGGAGGTAATTGTGTTCTTCAAATTGGGGTTGCTGCTGGCTCTCCAGAGGATGGTAATGCAGTTATGGTGGATGCACAGAAGTTCATGCAAGGTTCCCTTTATAGAAGTGCCATGGAATCCAAGAAGC AATCTTACCTAGCAAATCTTGCCTTATATCCTGGAAGGACTGAACTACCATTCTTGCCAGCTAACACGCAG GCCCTAATATTGCAACCAATTGGTGATAAAGGAATTGCAGTTATTGGTGGTGACACTATAAGGGGGTTCACTAATCTTGATCAG GCATGGATTGCAATGATAGCAGATAAACTGGATGCTACATTGTCAAAGTCGTAA
- the LOC4337226 gene encoding flavonol 3-O-glucosyltransferase UGT89B1-like gives MAPPTATPHVLLVPFPAQGHALPLYDLAALLAARGLRLTVVTTPGNAAQLAPLLAAHPDSVRPLVLPFPSHPSLPAGLENTMNCPPVYIAVFIHALAALHRPILAWARSQPAHPVVAVVSDFFCGWMQPLAAEIGVPRVVFTPSGVLGTAVPHSLFRRLVKRPVGCDDGFPVAFPAIPGEPAFEWREISMLYKAYIEGLVEEQVGESLKQNCLWNLEGWGFVSNTFRALEGRYLDAPLEDLGFKRVWAVGPVAPDTDAAGERGGEAAVAAGDLSAWLDAFPEGSVVYVCFGSQAVLTPAMAAALAEALERSAVPFVWVVSGDGVVPEGFEARAAAAARGMVVRGWAPQVAALRHAAVGWFMTHCGWNSVLEAVAAGVPMLAWPMAADQFVNARLLVEDAGVALRACAGGAGVAPDAGELAAVLADAVGEKGSGARARAKELAADAAIAVRSGGSSYEDLERFVQEIQKL, from the coding sequence ATGGCGCCGCCGACCGCCACGCCTCACGTCCTCCTTGTCCCCTTCCCGGCGCAGGGCCACGCGCTGCCGCTCTACGacctcgccgcgctcctcgcGGCGCGGGGGCTCCGCCTCACCGTCGTCACCACGCCGGGCAACGCCGCCCAGCTCGCCCCTCTCCTCGCCGCGCACCCCGACTCCGTCCGCCCGCtcgtcctccccttcccctcccacccttccctccccgccggcctCGAGAACACGATGAACTGCCCTCCCGTCTACATCGCCGTGTTCATCCACGCGCTCGCCGCGCTCCACCGCCCCATCCTCGCGTGGGCCAGGTCGCAGCCCGCGcaccccgtcgtcgccgtcgtatCCGACTTCTTCTGCGGGTGGATGCAACCTCTCGCCGCCGAGATCGGCGTCCCGAGGGTCGTCTTCACGCCCTCCGGCGTGCTCGGCACCGCCGTGCCGCACTCGCTCTTTCGCCGCTTGGTGAAGCGGCCCGTGGGGTGCGACGATGGGTTTCCGGTCGCGTTCCCGGCGATCCCCGGCGAGCCGGCGTTTGAGTGGAGAGAGATCTCCATGTTGTACAAGGCCTACATAGAAGGCCTCGTAGAAGAGCAGGTCGGCGAGTCGCTGAAGCAGAATTGTCTCTGGAATCTGGAGGGCTGGGGATTCGTGTCGAACACCTTCCGGGCACTCGAGGGGAGGTACCTGGACGCGCCGCTGGAGGACCTGGGGTTCAAGCGCGTGTGGGCGGTGGGCCCGGTGGCGCCGGACacggacgccgccggcgagcgcggtggGGAAGCGGCCGTCGCAGCCGGCGATCTCAGCGCGTGGCTGGACGCCTTCCCGGAAGGTTCGGTCGTGTACGTGTGCTTCGGTAGCCAGGCGGTGCTgacgccggccatggcggcggcactGGCAGAGGCGCTGGAGCGGAGCGCCGTCCCGTTCGTGTGGGTCgtgagcggcgacggcgtggtccCTGAAGGGttcgaggcgcgggcggcggcggcggcgcgcgggatgGTGGTGCGCGGGTGGGCGCCGCaggtggcggcgctgcggcaCGCGGCGGTGGGGTGGTTCATGACGCACTGCGGCTGGAACTCGGTGCTggaggcggtggccgccggGGTGCCGATGCTGGCGTGGCCCATGGCGGCCGACCAGTTCGTGAACGCGCGGCTGCTCGTGGAGGACGCGGGCGTGGCGCTGCGCGCGTGCGCGGGCGGGGCCGGCGTCGCGcccgacgccggcgagctcgcggcCGTGCTGGCCGACGCGGTCGgggagaaggggagcggcgccCGGGCGCGCGCCAaggagctcgccgccgatgccgcGATCGCGGTGAGGAGCGGTGGGAGCTCCTACGAGGATCTGGAGCGGTTTGTGCAGGAGATTCAGAAGCTTTGA
- the LOC4337227 gene encoding protein COFACTOR ASSEMBLY OF COMPLEX C SUBUNIT B CCB4, chloroplastic isoform X1, with product MEMTRSLTLVPLPATLRPASAACRRRRRRRGLPFGALFSPSPPSNQQQQEMHIRALQPRQDWVGEWVRSNDTLVRGLPILGGGASLLAVLLNRAVSGIAAVADASSSQSRADILTLALSVTDILAGLVWLSIRPKSISPVVPRGVECKRVGTGVLDSALRELLWTWDSLTTATCCKSLVVVYGGNCVLQIGVAAGSPEDGNAVMVDAQKFMQGSLYRSAMESKKQSYLANLALYPGRTELPFLPANTQALILQPIGDKGIAVIGGDTIRGFTNLDQAWIAMIADKLDATLSKS from the exons ATGGAGATGACCAGAAGCCTTACGCTCGTGCCGCTCCCGGCGACGCTCCGGCCGGCATCCGCGgcctgtcgccggcggcggaggcggcgagggcttCCCTTCGGTGCACTCTTCTCACCATCGCCTCCTTCGAAC cagcagcagcaggaaatGCACATCAGGGCGCTGCAGCCGCGGCAGGATTGGGTGGGGGAGTGGGTCCGGAGCAACGACACGCTAGTCCGCGGCCTGCccatcctcggcggcggcgcctccctgctcgccgtcctcctcaaCCGTGCGGTTTCCGGCATTGCAGCTGTCGCCGACGCCTCCAG TTCGCAGTCAAGGGCTGACATACTGACTCTTGCTCTCTCCGTAACTGATATTCTTGCTGGCCTTGTTTGGTTGTCCATCCGGCCGAAATCCATTTCTCCT GTTGTTCCTCGAGGTGTCGAGTGCAAACGGGTAGGAACGGGTGTATTGGACTCGGCTCTTCGTGAACTACTTTG GACATGGGATTCCCTTACAACTGCAACTTGTTGCAAATCCTTGGTTGTTGTGTATGGAGGTAATTGTGTTCTTCAAATTGGGGTTGCTGCTGGCTCTCCAGAGGATGGTAATGCAGTTATGGTGGATGCACAGAAGTTCATGCAAGGTTCCCTTTATAGAAGTGCCATGGAATCCAAGAAGC AATCTTACCTAGCAAATCTTGCCTTATATCCTGGAAGGACTGAACTACCATTCTTGCCAGCTAACACGCAG GCCCTAATATTGCAACCAATTGGTGATAAAGGAATTGCAGTTATTGGTGGTGACACTATAAGGGGGTTCACTAATCTTGATCAG GCATGGATTGCAATGATAGCAGATAAACTGGATGCTACATTGTCAAAGTCGTAA
- the LOC4337227 gene encoding protein COFACTOR ASSEMBLY OF COMPLEX C SUBUNIT B CCB4, chloroplastic isoform X2 has protein sequence MEMTRSLTLVPLPATLRPASAACRRRRRRRGLPFGALFSPSPPSNQQQEMHIRALQPRQDWVGEWVRSNDTLVRGLPILGGGASLLAVLLNRAVSGIAAVADASSSQSRADILTLALSVTDILAGLVWLSIRPKSISPVVPRGVECKRVGTGVLDSALRELLWTWDSLTTATCCKSLVVVYGGNCVLQIGVAAGSPEDGNAVMVDAQKFMQGSLYRSAMESKKQSYLANLALYPGRTELPFLPANTQALILQPIGDKGIAVIGGDTIRGFTNLDQAWIAMIADKLDATLSKS, from the exons ATGGAGATGACCAGAAGCCTTACGCTCGTGCCGCTCCCGGCGACGCTCCGGCCGGCATCCGCGgcctgtcgccggcggcggaggcggcgagggcttCCCTTCGGTGCACTCTTCTCACCATCGCCTCCTTCGAAC cagcagcaggaaatGCACATCAGGGCGCTGCAGCCGCGGCAGGATTGGGTGGGGGAGTGGGTCCGGAGCAACGACACGCTAGTCCGCGGCCTGCccatcctcggcggcggcgcctccctgctcgccgtcctcctcaaCCGTGCGGTTTCCGGCATTGCAGCTGTCGCCGACGCCTCCAG TTCGCAGTCAAGGGCTGACATACTGACTCTTGCTCTCTCCGTAACTGATATTCTTGCTGGCCTTGTTTGGTTGTCCATCCGGCCGAAATCCATTTCTCCT GTTGTTCCTCGAGGTGTCGAGTGCAAACGGGTAGGAACGGGTGTATTGGACTCGGCTCTTCGTGAACTACTTTG GACATGGGATTCCCTTACAACTGCAACTTGTTGCAAATCCTTGGTTGTTGTGTATGGAGGTAATTGTGTTCTTCAAATTGGGGTTGCTGCTGGCTCTCCAGAGGATGGTAATGCAGTTATGGTGGATGCACAGAAGTTCATGCAAGGTTCCCTTTATAGAAGTGCCATGGAATCCAAGAAGC AATCTTACCTAGCAAATCTTGCCTTATATCCTGGAAGGACTGAACTACCATTCTTGCCAGCTAACACGCAG GCCCTAATATTGCAACCAATTGGTGATAAAGGAATTGCAGTTATTGGTGGTGACACTATAAGGGGGTTCACTAATCTTGATCAG GCATGGATTGCAATGATAGCAGATAAACTGGATGCTACATTGTCAAAGTCGTAA